One Leifsonia shinshuensis DNA window includes the following coding sequences:
- a CDS encoding HAD-IA family hydrolase — MEISASGFLFDMDGTLVDSHAVVEAVWSEFGHRHALDPVEILAYAHGRQAVDTVAHFLPGLPAERRAELVAGLVAEEVTRTDGIVEVPGAVALLTALAEAEAPVAIVTSAPRELAVARLEAAGVPIPAVLVAAEDVSRGKPDPQGYLLAAERLGVPIQECAVFEDAEAGLLAAVASGGRVVVVGHHASATTEGLERVQGYTGRVPGVESVSLPS, encoded by the coding sequence ATGGAGATCAGCGCATCCGGATTCCTCTTCGACATGGACGGCACGCTCGTCGACTCGCACGCCGTCGTCGAGGCGGTGTGGAGTGAGTTCGGCCACCGGCACGCGCTGGACCCCGTCGAGATCCTCGCCTACGCCCACGGGAGGCAGGCGGTCGACACCGTCGCGCACTTCCTTCCGGGCCTCCCGGCGGAGCGCCGGGCCGAGCTGGTCGCCGGCCTCGTCGCCGAGGAGGTGACGCGCACCGATGGCATCGTGGAGGTTCCCGGAGCCGTCGCGCTGCTGACGGCGCTCGCCGAGGCGGAGGCGCCGGTCGCGATCGTGACGAGTGCGCCGCGCGAGCTCGCCGTCGCACGACTGGAGGCTGCCGGGGTGCCCATCCCGGCCGTGCTCGTCGCCGCGGAGGACGTGTCCCGCGGCAAGCCCGACCCGCAGGGCTACCTGCTGGCGGCGGAGCGCCTGGGGGTGCCGATCCAGGAGTGCGCCGTGTTCGAGGACGCGGAGGCCGGCCTCCTCGCCGCCGTGGCTTCGGGCGGACGCGTCGTCGTCGTGGGCCATCACGCGTCCGCGACGACGGAGGGGCTGGAGCGCGTCCAGGGTTACACCGGTCGCGTGCCCGGCGTGGAGAGCGTGTCGCTGCCGTCCTGA
- a CDS encoding SRPBCC family protein: protein MTNPVVIDAVPGTSYADITREFEAPVEAVFRAHADPELYAQWIGPRRLDNTITHWDFRTGGGYGFEQKDSDGSVYAFRGVIHTVVENELIIQTFEFLGAPNEVSLDLLRFEPLPGGRTRLVGHSVFPSKEALEAMIASGMEYGMREGYEQLDELLARG from the coding sequence ATGACCAACCCTGTCGTCATCGATGCCGTACCCGGCACCTCGTACGCCGACATCACGCGGGAGTTCGAGGCGCCGGTGGAGGCCGTCTTCCGCGCCCACGCCGACCCGGAGCTGTACGCGCAGTGGATCGGCCCGCGCCGGCTCGACAACACGATCACGCACTGGGACTTCCGCACCGGCGGAGGCTACGGCTTCGAGCAGAAGGACTCCGACGGCAGCGTCTACGCCTTCCGCGGCGTCATCCACACCGTGGTCGAGAACGAGCTCATCATCCAGACGTTCGAGTTCCTGGGCGCGCCGAACGAGGTCAGCCTCGACCTCCTGCGCTTCGAGCCGCTCCCGGGCGGCCGCACCCGGCTGGTCGGCCACTCGGTGTTCCCGTCGAAGGAGGCGCTGGAGGCCATGATCGCCTCGGGCATGGAGTACGGGATGCGCGAGGGCTACGAGCAGCTCGACGAACTGCTGGCGAGGGGCTGA
- a CDS encoding dihydrofolate reductase family protein, which produces MTKVVADITISLDGFVTGPDAAPGNGLGTGGEPLHRWVFSDDPDDKRILAAATERSGAVVMGRNLFDVIDAPDGWSDELGYGATEVGKPPFVVVTSAAPSSVRLTGLDWTFVTTGLPDAVAAARSLAEAASASRGADLDAVLMGGGALIGSALAAGLVDTLVLHLSPIILGAGTPLFTGSAPRQLVQREVVATTTATHVTYDVG; this is translated from the coding sequence ATGACCAAGGTCGTCGCCGACATCACCATCTCCCTCGACGGCTTCGTGACGGGCCCGGACGCCGCCCCCGGCAACGGGCTGGGCACCGGGGGAGAGCCGCTGCACCGCTGGGTGTTCTCCGACGACCCAGACGACAAGCGCATCCTCGCCGCGGCGACGGAACGCTCCGGCGCCGTCGTGATGGGCCGCAACCTGTTCGACGTGATCGACGCCCCCGACGGCTGGAGCGACGAGCTCGGCTACGGCGCGACGGAGGTCGGCAAGCCGCCGTTCGTGGTCGTGACGAGCGCGGCCCCGTCCTCGGTGCGCCTGACGGGGCTGGACTGGACCTTCGTCACGACGGGCCTGCCGGACGCGGTCGCTGCGGCCCGCTCGCTCGCCGAAGCGGCCTCGGCGTCACGCGGCGCCGATCTCGACGCGGTGCTGATGGGCGGCGGCGCCCTCATCGGCTCGGCGCTCGCGGCCGGCTTGGTCGACACGCTGGTGCTTCACCTGTCACCGATCATCCTGGGCGCGGGCACCCCGCTGTTCACGGGGTCCGCGCCGCGGCAGCTGGTGCAGCGGGAGGTCGTGGCGACGACGACGGCGACGCACGTGACGTACGACGTCGGGTGA
- a CDS encoding ArsR/SmtB family transcription factor translates to MDDQLDRAFAALSDPVRRAMVARLSRGPATVNELAEPFDISLQAVSKHVGVLESAGLVWRTREAQRRPVHLDAAALERLTSWIDRYRLEAEQQYRRLDALLAAPPATSPEHRTSKRTKEKES, encoded by the coding sequence ATGGACGACCAGCTCGACCGGGCCTTCGCGGCCCTGTCCGACCCGGTGCGGCGCGCGATGGTCGCGCGACTCAGCCGAGGTCCGGCGACGGTGAACGAGCTGGCCGAGCCGTTCGACATCAGCCTGCAGGCGGTGTCCAAGCACGTCGGCGTCCTCGAGTCCGCCGGGCTCGTCTGGCGCACGCGGGAGGCGCAGCGCCGCCCGGTGCACCTCGACGCCGCAGCGCTCGAGCGCCTGACCTCGTGGATCGATCGGTACCGGCTGGAGGCGGAGCAGCAGTACCGCAGGCTCGACGCCCTGCTCGCCGCGCCTCCGGCGACCTCACCAGAACACAGAACGAGCAAGCGAACCAAGGAGAAGGAATCATGA
- a CDS encoding DUF6611 family protein — MTTIERPRARSRTARFFEGAHPWGWFEETSALYTARTGVSARRLFVYPPGTSSAERRAIVFRRRWPTVGGLLALVPALVLAPAPAVAAIGAMAAVYVAGFVVAAVATRRVWRECHVIRCSTVAVGEQYEAYGDERLVTASLASLLALERARDEGRIDEVAFELGWSRVYDLAQARRAE; from the coding sequence GTGACGACGATCGAGCGACCTCGCGCGCGCAGCAGGACGGCGCGATTCTTCGAAGGAGCCCACCCCTGGGGCTGGTTCGAGGAGACCTCCGCGCTGTACACGGCGCGGACCGGGGTCTCCGCGCGCCGGCTCTTCGTCTACCCGCCGGGGACGTCGTCCGCCGAGCGTCGCGCCATCGTCTTCCGGCGGCGCTGGCCGACCGTCGGCGGCCTGCTCGCCCTGGTTCCCGCCCTCGTGCTCGCCCCCGCTCCCGCAGTGGCCGCGATCGGCGCGATGGCGGCCGTCTACGTCGCGGGCTTCGTCGTGGCCGCGGTCGCGACCCGGCGCGTGTGGCGGGAGTGCCACGTCATCCGGTGCTCCACGGTCGCGGTCGGCGAGCAGTACGAGGCGTACGGCGACGAGCGGCTGGTCACGGCCTCCCTCGCGTCGCTGCTCGCCCTGGAGCGTGCGCGGGACGAGGGCCGGATCGACGAGGTCGCCTTCGAGCTCGGCTGGAGCCGCGTGTACGACCTGGCGCAGGCACGTCGCGCGGAGTAA
- a CDS encoding dienelactone hydrolase family protein: MTIDSPSPALSPAHQALLEQVPIGEHSVIDVEAVPYEHEGLPLEGYLARDVQADERRPAVLILHDWHGVGDNVRMRAQMLARRGYVAFAADLYGADVRPSGDEASAVAGQYYRDLPLLRSRVAAGFSWLQQHPAVDPARLAVIGYCFGGTAALEFARTGAPARGVVSFHGGLIAHDPSDAAAIAASLLVLNGGADPVVPDSAVAAFQDELRAAPHVDWQLTTYSGAPHAFTIPGGDRYRALADARSWRALVCFLDEVFA, encoded by the coding sequence GTGACGATCGACAGTCCGTCGCCCGCCCTGTCCCCTGCCCACCAGGCCCTGCTAGAGCAGGTGCCGATCGGCGAGCACTCCGTGATCGACGTGGAGGCCGTGCCGTACGAGCACGAGGGCCTCCCGCTGGAGGGCTACCTCGCCAGGGATGTGCAGGCCGACGAGCGCCGCCCGGCCGTGCTGATCCTCCACGACTGGCACGGCGTCGGCGACAACGTGCGGATGCGCGCGCAGATGCTGGCGCGCCGCGGCTACGTCGCGTTCGCGGCGGACCTGTACGGCGCGGACGTGCGGCCCAGCGGCGACGAGGCGTCCGCGGTGGCGGGGCAGTACTACCGAGACCTCCCGCTGCTGCGCTCGCGCGTCGCGGCCGGCTTCAGCTGGCTGCAGCAGCACCCCGCCGTCGACCCGGCCCGGCTCGCGGTGATCGGCTACTGCTTCGGGGGGACGGCCGCCCTCGAATTCGCCCGCACGGGAGCGCCGGCCCGCGGGGTGGTGTCGTTCCACGGCGGCCTGATCGCCCACGACCCGTCCGACGCTGCGGCGATCGCGGCCTCCCTGCTGGTGCTCAACGGTGGCGCGGACCCGGTCGTCCCGGACTCCGCGGTCGCCGCGTTCCAGGACGAGCTGCGGGCGGCGCCGCACGTGGACTGGCAGCTCACGACGTACTCGGGAGCTCCGCACGCGTTCACCATCCCGGGAGGCGACCGATACCGCGCGCTGGCCGACGCGCGAAGCTGGCGGGCGCTGGTGTGCTTCCTGGACGAGGTGTTCGCGTGA
- a CDS encoding dihydrofolate reductase family protein: protein MSSIVVQSFVTLDGVVQGPGGPEEDTEGGFQHGGWQFDYDDDGTVAEWEKNTEALLLGRRTYELFAGSWGVWPEDAEGFQGELTRRYNRIPKYVASRSLTEVGWKNSYLLGPDVPGAVERLRGEAGGEIRVWGSTELIRTLAEHDQIDEYRLLVHPLVLGVGKKLFGDGFPYTRFALEESRSTSSGIVINVYRRAAA from the coding sequence ATGTCTTCGATCGTGGTGCAGTCGTTCGTCACCCTCGACGGTGTCGTCCAGGGGCCGGGCGGTCCAGAGGAGGACACGGAGGGAGGGTTCCAGCACGGCGGCTGGCAGTTCGACTACGACGACGACGGCACGGTCGCCGAGTGGGAGAAGAACACCGAGGCGCTGCTGCTCGGCCGGCGGACGTACGAGCTGTTCGCGGGGTCGTGGGGCGTCTGGCCGGAGGACGCCGAGGGGTTCCAGGGCGAGCTCACCCGGCGGTACAACCGCATCCCGAAGTATGTCGCCTCGCGCTCGCTGACCGAGGTCGGCTGGAAGAACTCCTACCTGCTCGGGCCCGACGTGCCGGGCGCCGTCGAGCGGCTGCGCGGCGAGGCAGGCGGGGAGATCCGGGTGTGGGGGAGCACGGAGCTGATCCGCACGCTCGCCGAGCACGACCAGATCGACGAGTACCGGCTGCTGGTGCACCCGCTCGTGCTCGGCGTCGGCAAGAAGCTCTTCGGCGACGGGTTCCCCTACACCCGCTTCGCGCTCGAGGAGTCACGGTCCACGTCGTCCGGCATCGTCATCAACGTCTACCGCCGCGCCGCCGCCTGA
- a CDS encoding helix-turn-helix domain-containing protein: MLKRVAVPVIDEFAMFEFGVICEVFGLDRSYAGIEPFDFRVCSETPGEPTRNETGVQLIAPYGLDAMEDADLIAVPAATIRDEYPEELLDALRRAHARGAILLSVCSGAFVLGAAGLLDGRECTTHWRYADALQRRFPLAQVNPDVLFIDDGTIITSAGTSAGIDACLHLVRRELGSAIANTIARNMVVPPQRDGGQRQYIEKPVSDCEDDTFSELLDHLSTTLDENHTVSGLAARTHMSTRSFSRRFVAETGVPPMQWLTTQRVLHARLLLETTELPVEEVARRSGFASATLLRHHFDAEVGVPPTRYRAAFARR, from the coding sequence ATGTTGAAGCGCGTGGCCGTGCCCGTCATCGACGAGTTCGCGATGTTCGAGTTCGGCGTCATCTGCGAGGTGTTCGGCCTCGACCGCAGCTACGCGGGGATCGAGCCGTTCGACTTCCGGGTCTGCTCCGAGACCCCGGGCGAGCCCACCCGCAACGAGACCGGCGTGCAGCTCATCGCACCGTACGGACTGGACGCCATGGAGGACGCCGACCTCATCGCCGTGCCCGCCGCGACCATCCGCGACGAGTACCCCGAAGAACTCCTCGACGCCCTCCGCCGCGCGCACGCCCGCGGCGCCATCCTGCTCAGCGTCTGCTCGGGCGCGTTCGTGCTCGGCGCCGCCGGCCTCCTCGACGGCCGCGAGTGCACGACGCACTGGCGCTACGCGGACGCCCTCCAGCGCCGCTTCCCGCTCGCGCAGGTGAACCCGGACGTGCTGTTCATCGACGACGGCACGATCATCACGAGCGCCGGCACCTCCGCCGGCATCGACGCGTGCCTCCACTTGGTGCGGCGCGAGCTCGGCAGCGCGATCGCCAACACGATCGCGCGCAACATGGTCGTCCCGCCGCAGCGCGACGGAGGCCAGCGGCAGTACATCGAGAAGCCGGTGTCCGACTGCGAGGACGACACCTTCAGCGAACTCCTCGACCACCTCAGCACCACGCTGGACGAGAACCACACCGTCTCCGGCCTCGCGGCCCGCACCCACATGTCCACCCGGAGCTTCTCGCGCCGCTTCGTCGCCGAGACCGGCGTACCGCCGATGCAGTGGCTCACGACCCAGCGCGTCCTGCACGCCCGGCTGCTACTGGAGACGACGGAGCTTCCCGTGGAGGAGGTCGCCCGGCGCAGCGGGTTCGCGAGCGCCACGCTGTTGCGGCACCACTTCGACGCGGAGGTCGGCGTGCCGCCCACCCGGTACCGGGCGGCCTTCGCGCGGCGCTGA
- a CDS encoding sensor histidine kinase: MIDPRWRTVLTVTPYVVLAVLVAFTLGVQWGDWAALAPTLILSAAMAVWIVVFRRLPARLRERPATVAVFMTGLIALNLALVLQDSWFGFLTIATFTFAYSIVPWPWELLAVGATAVVAGLAQSSTLRFDPAGIVGTVGILLLNVVAMCGLSWSLRLAERQVKLTATEVERSRLAREIHDTLAQGFAGIVTQLQAAEQAPDEAGRTRHTDAALALARDGLAEARRSVRALRPAALDAMRLPEAIAQLARTWSERTGIPAEVTTTGDASALSTDVEVALLRTAQEALANVERHAGAHGVRLTLRTDGAGTRLEVRDDGRGFDPAARVGAPDRPEDGGYGLLAMRERIESVAGGLVVESRPGHGTAIRAEVPA; this comes from the coding sequence GTGATCGATCCGCGCTGGAGGACCGTCCTCACGGTCACGCCGTACGTCGTGCTGGCGGTGCTGGTCGCCTTCACCCTCGGCGTGCAGTGGGGCGACTGGGCGGCGCTCGCGCCCACGCTCATCCTCTCCGCGGCGATGGCGGTGTGGATCGTGGTCTTCCGACGGCTGCCGGCGCGCCTCCGCGAGCGGCCGGCCACGGTCGCGGTGTTCATGACCGGGCTCATCGCGCTCAACCTGGCGCTCGTGCTCCAGGACAGCTGGTTCGGGTTCCTGACCATCGCGACGTTCACGTTCGCGTATTCGATCGTGCCGTGGCCGTGGGAGCTGCTCGCGGTCGGAGCGACCGCGGTCGTCGCGGGGCTGGCGCAGAGCTCGACACTACGGTTCGACCCGGCGGGGATCGTCGGGACCGTCGGCATCCTCCTGCTCAACGTCGTCGCGATGTGCGGGCTGTCCTGGTCGCTCCGGCTCGCCGAACGGCAGGTGAAGCTGACGGCGACGGAGGTCGAGCGCTCGCGGCTGGCGCGCGAGATCCACGACACGCTCGCGCAGGGATTCGCCGGGATCGTGACGCAGCTCCAGGCCGCTGAGCAGGCGCCCGACGAGGCCGGCCGCACCCGGCACACGGACGCCGCCCTCGCCCTCGCCCGCGACGGCCTCGCCGAAGCTCGTCGCTCGGTGCGCGCCCTGCGGCCGGCGGCCCTCGACGCGATGCGGCTTCCGGAGGCGATCGCGCAGCTGGCGCGTACGTGGTCGGAGCGCACCGGCATCCCTGCCGAGGTCACGACGACCGGCGACGCGAGCGCGCTGTCCACCGATGTGGAGGTCGCGCTGCTGCGGACCGCGCAGGAGGCGCTCGCCAACGTCGAGCGTCATGCCGGCGCCCACGGGGTGCGGCTGACGCTCCGGACCGACGGCGCCGGCACCCGGCTGGAGGTGCGGGACGACGGCCGCGGCTTCGACCCGGCGGCCCGGGTGGGCGCACCGGACCGCCCGGAGGACGGCGGCTACGGCCTCCTCGCCATGCGCGAGCGCATCGAGTCGGTGGCGGGCGGACTCGTCGTCGAGTCACGGCCGGGCCACGGCACGGCGATCCGCGCGGAGGTGCCGGCGTGA
- a CDS encoding response regulator → MNAAQGIVRLLVVDDHPVVRDGIVGMVASDPDVEVVGEASDGAEAVRLARVLLPDVVLMDLRMRGMDGVTAIRELTRLGLPSRVVVLTTFDGDSDVLPAIEAGATGYLLKDAPREDLLRAIRAAAVGDAVLAPSVASRLVGRVRTPEANLLSPRELEVLALVADGATNRVAGERLHLSEATVKTHLLSIYAKLGVGDRAAAVAEGFRRGLLDL, encoded by the coding sequence GTGAACGCGGCGCAGGGCATCGTGCGCCTCCTGGTCGTCGACGACCATCCCGTGGTCAGGGACGGCATCGTCGGCATGGTGGCCTCCGACCCCGACGTGGAGGTCGTGGGCGAGGCGTCCGACGGCGCCGAGGCGGTGCGGCTCGCCCGGGTGCTGCTCCCGGACGTCGTGCTCATGGACCTGCGGATGCGCGGCATGGACGGCGTGACCGCGATCCGCGAGCTGACCAGGCTCGGCCTCCCGAGCCGCGTGGTCGTCCTCACCACCTTCGACGGCGACTCGGACGTGCTGCCCGCGATCGAAGCCGGGGCGACCGGCTACCTGCTGAAGGACGCGCCGCGGGAGGATCTGCTGCGCGCGATCCGCGCCGCGGCGGTCGGAGACGCGGTGCTCGCTCCGTCCGTCGCGTCCCGGCTCGTCGGCCGGGTGCGGACACCGGAGGCGAACCTGCTGTCGCCGCGGGAGCTGGAGGTGCTGGCGCTGGTCGCGGACGGCGCCACCAACCGCGTGGCCGGGGAACGCCTCCACCTCAGCGAGGCGACGGTGAAGACGCACCTGCTCAGCATCTACGCGAAGCTCGGCGTCGGCGACCGGGCCGCTGCGGTGGCGGAGGGGTTCCGGCGGGGGCTCCTCGACCTGTAG
- a CDS encoding quinone oxidoreductase family protein has protein sequence MRGQAERTVGRTVERTAARVVRFGDPSAIALAHETLHAPRGNEVLVRVTHAALGSTDVLARRGGYVLQPLPGFVPGYDFVGVLETESAVSAALGLRTGARVAGVLPRMGAHTTRLVVSPTFLVAVPDALTSEAAAALPLNGVTAALALQYAGDARSVLIQGITGAVGSLAAQLALRDGRTVLGTGTTPPPGLTAPDVTLVDYRDPRWPASVRSQTAGGVDAAIDHTGSPLVREAVAPSGVIVRTAFAGRPGHERDDAVRGSAAAAMRRFGHPREIVCSVPFWVLRKRPEYRRMLRGLFADMAAGRLTVFEPEVMAFDTVWAAHRAADARPAGRTIVLGM, from the coding sequence ATGAGAGGCCAGGCCGAGCGCACCGTGGGGCGCACGGTGGAGCGCACGGCGGCGCGCGTGGTCCGCTTCGGCGACCCGTCGGCGATCGCGCTCGCCCACGAGACGCTGCACGCGCCGCGCGGCAACGAGGTGCTCGTGCGCGTCACGCACGCGGCCCTCGGGTCGACCGATGTGCTGGCCCGGCGCGGAGGCTACGTCCTCCAGCCGCTGCCGGGGTTCGTCCCCGGCTACGACTTCGTCGGCGTGCTGGAGACCGAGTCGGCGGTGTCGGCGGCACTCGGCCTCCGCACCGGCGCGCGGGTCGCGGGAGTGCTCCCGCGGATGGGCGCGCACACCACGCGGCTGGTGGTCTCGCCGACCTTCCTGGTCGCGGTTCCGGACGCGCTGACCTCGGAAGCCGCCGCCGCCCTCCCGCTCAACGGCGTGACGGCCGCGCTCGCCCTCCAGTACGCGGGCGACGCGCGCAGCGTCCTCATCCAGGGCATCACCGGCGCCGTGGGATCACTGGCCGCCCAGCTCGCGCTGCGCGACGGCCGGACGGTGCTCGGGACGGGGACGACCCCGCCGCCGGGCCTCACCGCGCCGGACGTGACCCTCGTCGACTACCGCGACCCCCGCTGGCCCGCGTCGGTCCGGTCGCAGACCGCGGGCGGGGTGGACGCCGCGATCGACCACACCGGCTCGCCCCTGGTCCGGGAGGCCGTGGCGCCGTCCGGGGTCATCGTGCGCACCGCATTCGCCGGCCGCCCCGGACACGAGCGCGACGACGCGGTGCGCGGGTCGGCGGCGGCGGCGATGCGCCGGTTCGGGCACCCGCGGGAGATCGTCTGCTCAGTGCCGTTCTGGGTGCTGCGGAAGCGGCCGGAGTACCGGCGGATGCTGCGCGGGCTGTTCGCGGACATGGCCGCGGGGAGGCTCACCGTGTTCGAGCCGGAGGTGATGGCGTTCGACACGGTGTGGGCTGCGCATCGGGCGGCGGATGCGCGGCCGGCGGGGCGGACGATCGTGCTGGGGATGTGA
- a CDS encoding VOC family protein, whose translation MTASIPAVRIQTVTIPVADQERSLAFYRDVLGFEVRADAAYGGARWLSVAPAGSSVDFTLHLPFPGQAGPGWQHGIVLHTDDIAGVVAALRAASVEVTEPEQVGWGVQSQFADPDGNGFVLLQQG comes from the coding sequence ATGACCGCTTCGATCCCCGCCGTCCGCATCCAGACCGTCACCATCCCCGTCGCCGACCAGGAGCGCTCCCTGGCCTTCTACCGCGACGTGCTCGGCTTCGAAGTTCGCGCCGACGCCGCGTACGGGGGCGCCCGCTGGCTCTCGGTCGCGCCGGCCGGCAGCAGCGTCGACTTCACCCTGCACCTGCCGTTCCCCGGTCAGGCCGGGCCGGGCTGGCAGCACGGGATCGTGCTGCACACCGACGACATCGCCGGGGTGGTGGCCGCTCTCCGCGCCGCCTCGGTGGAGGTCACCGAGCCCGAGCAGGTCGGCTGGGGCGTGCAGTCCCAGTTCGCGGACCCGGACGGCAACGGGTTCGTGCTGCTCCAGCAGGGCTGA
- a CDS encoding ArsR/SmtB family transcription factor: MPTRAKDSATDRLFGALANPTRRDILDLLLDGELSAGDIAARFAMSRPSVSEHLRALRDAGLVVERTAGRQVFYALAPEPWTELRDWLAPHERFWRGRMRRLHATLDALADDASPDASDLPSETLETDKP, translated from the coding sequence ATGCCCACCCGTGCGAAGGACTCGGCGACCGACCGCCTCTTCGGCGCGCTCGCGAACCCGACCCGGCGCGACATCCTCGACCTCCTGCTCGACGGCGAACTCAGCGCGGGCGACATCGCAGCCAGGTTCGCCATGAGCCGGCCGTCGGTGTCGGAGCACCTGCGGGCGCTGCGCGACGCCGGCCTCGTCGTCGAACGGACCGCCGGACGGCAGGTGTTCTACGCACTGGCGCCCGAGCCGTGGACCGAGCTGCGCGACTGGCTCGCGCCGCACGAGCGGTTCTGGCGTGGGCGGATGCGGCGTTTGCACGCGACGCTGGACGCACTCGCGGACGACGCCTCGCCGGATGCTTCCGACCTCCCCTCCGAGACCCTTGAGACGGACAAACCATGA
- a CDS encoding SRPBCC family protein produces MTDLTTFEFDEFLPHPPAKVWRVLSEPDLLADWLMPHDGFAPVVGTRFAFTTEPVPQTGFSGLVDCEVLEVDPGRRLRMSWASAGTALETVVTWELVPEGDGTRLLLTQSGFDLDDPAQARAFQIMNGGWRSHVFRRMTAALDAL; encoded by the coding sequence ATGACCGACCTGACGACGTTCGAGTTCGACGAATTCCTCCCCCACCCGCCCGCGAAGGTCTGGCGGGTGCTGAGCGAGCCCGACCTCCTCGCCGACTGGCTCATGCCTCACGACGGGTTCGCGCCGGTCGTGGGCACGCGGTTCGCCTTCACGACCGAGCCGGTGCCGCAGACCGGCTTCTCCGGCCTGGTGGACTGCGAGGTGCTGGAGGTGGATCCCGGCCGCCGGCTGCGGATGTCGTGGGCCAGCGCGGGCACGGCGCTGGAGACCGTCGTGACGTGGGAGCTGGTCCCGGAGGGCGACGGCACGCGCCTGCTGCTGACGCAGTCCGGCTTCGACCTCGACGACCCGGCCCAGGCGCGCGCGTTCCAGATCATGAACGGCGGCTGGCGGTCGCACGTGTTCCGCCGGATGACGGCGGCGCTCGACGCACTGTGA
- a CDS encoding quinone oxidoreductase family protein: MVTQIQYDRLGDPDVLEVATVPDPVAPEDGVVVEVRAAGVNPIDGKLRSGGRPSAPITAPRVPGSDAAGVVLSVGAGVHDWAPGDEVVVQGAHGAYTTHLVAPASRLVRKPAGVSWEQAAAIGVPVGTAHQALVSLGVGPGTTLLLHGGSGSVGRAAIQLARRMGATVVATASPANHDRLRALGAIPVAYGPGLLDRLRSAAPDGYDLILDAIGSDEALEASFALVDDRSRIGTIVVGPRAAELGIRAWGGGNPVPMTADELRLRDDAYALALDLIAAGEFEVDIARTFPLTEAAEAARLVESGHPGGKVILVP, encoded by the coding sequence ATGGTCACGCAGATCCAGTACGACCGCCTCGGCGACCCCGATGTCCTGGAGGTGGCGACAGTCCCCGATCCGGTCGCGCCGGAGGACGGCGTGGTCGTCGAGGTCCGCGCCGCAGGCGTGAACCCGATCGACGGCAAGCTGCGCAGCGGCGGCCGGCCGAGCGCGCCGATCACGGCGCCGCGCGTGCCGGGCAGCGACGCGGCGGGGGTCGTGCTCTCGGTCGGAGCGGGCGTGCACGACTGGGCTCCCGGCGACGAGGTGGTCGTCCAGGGCGCGCACGGCGCGTACACGACGCACCTGGTCGCGCCGGCCTCCCGGCTCGTCCGGAAGCCCGCCGGGGTGAGCTGGGAGCAGGCGGCGGCGATCGGCGTCCCCGTCGGCACCGCGCACCAGGCGCTGGTCTCGCTCGGGGTCGGGCCGGGGACGACGCTCCTCCTCCACGGCGGTTCCGGCAGTGTCGGGAGGGCGGCGATCCAGCTCGCGCGGCGGATGGGCGCCACGGTGGTCGCGACCGCGTCGCCGGCGAACCACGACCGGCTGCGCGCGCTCGGGGCGATCCCCGTCGCGTACGGTCCAGGACTTCTCGACCGGCTGCGCTCCGCGGCGCCGGACGGCTACGACCTCATCCTCGACGCGATCGGTTCCGACGAGGCACTGGAGGCCTCCTTCGCCCTCGTGGACGACCGCTCGCGGATCGGCACGATCGTGGTCGGTCCGCGCGCGGCCGAGCTGGGGATCCGCGCGTGGGGAGGCGGGAATCCGGTGCCGATGACGGCAGACGAGCTGCGGTTGCGCGACGACGCCTACGCGCTGGCGCTCGACCTGATCGCCGCGGGCGAGTTCGAGGTGGACATCGCGCGGACGTTCCCGCTGACGGAGGCCGCGGAGGCGGCACGGCTGGTGGAGTCGGGGCATCCGGGCGGGAAGGTGATCCTGGTGCCGTGA
- a CDS encoding GNAT family N-acetyltransferase produces the protein MSTEFSNETDARRYAMRIDGELVGALDYSVLGSSISLTRAFTVPAQRGKGYAADLVAYAVDDIERTSDRKIVPMCWYVAEWFDRHPERAGLLQRRAG, from the coding sequence ATGTCCACGGAGTTCAGCAACGAGACCGACGCACGCCGCTACGCGATGCGGATCGACGGCGAGCTCGTCGGCGCCCTCGACTACAGCGTCCTCGGCTCGTCCATCTCGCTGACCAGGGCGTTCACGGTCCCCGCGCAACGCGGCAAGGGCTACGCGGCCGACCTGGTCGCGTACGCGGTCGACGACATCGAACGCACCTCCGACCGGAAGATCGTGCCGATGTGCTGGTACGTGGCCGAATGGTTCGACCGGCACCCGGAGCGCGCCGGCCTGCTGCAGCGACGCGCCGGCTGA